The stretch of DNA AGCATCCTCGAGACGATCATCCGCGAGACGGCCGACGAGACTGCATGATGGGCGGCATCGAGTCCGTCGTCGCAGGTCCGCTCCTGCTCGCGATCCCCGTGGCGCTGCTGGCGGGCCTCGTCTCGTTCGCGTCCCCGTGCGTGCTCCCCTTGGTGCCCGGATACCTGGCGTACGTCGGCGGGTTCACCGACGGGGTCGCCCCCGCCGACCGCGCCCGCAGCGACCGTCGACGGGTCGTGCTCGGGGCCGGGCTGTTCGTGCTCGGATTCGCCGCGGTCTTCGTCCTCTTCGGGATCGCTTTCGGCGCCGCCGGGTTCTGGCTCATCCAGTGGCGCGACCTCATCACCCGCATCGCCGGCGCCGTCGTCATCGTCATGGGGCTCGTCTTCGTCGGCCGCTTCGGCCTGCTGCAACGCGAGGTCAAGTCGACCTGGCGCCCAGTGGCCGGCCTGGTCGGCGCTCCGCTGCTCGGGGCGGTCTTCGCGGTCGGATGGACCCCGTGCATGGGACCGACGCTCGCCACCATCCTCAGCCTCAGCTTCGGTGGCGGATCGCCGGTGCAGGGCGCGCTCCTCGGCCTCGCCTACGCGCTCGGCCTCGGGCTGCCGTTCGTGCTGGTCGCGCTCGGGCTGAGCTGGGCCGCCGGAGCGATCGGCTGGCTGCGCCGCCACATCCGCGCCGTGAACATCGTCGGCGGAGTCGTGCTGATCATCATCGGCGTCCTCATGGTGGCAGGCCTCTGGAACGCCTGGATGCTGCAGCTCGGGGCGGTGATCGGCGACTATGGCACGCCCCTCTGACCCCAGAGCCGCTGAGCCCAAGCGCCCCTCCGACCACATCGACGAGGCGGAGCAGGAGGTCATCGGCGGGCCGAAGCTCGGTGTCGTCGGCTGGCTGCGCTTCGCGTGGCGCCAGCTCACGAGCATGCGCACGGCGCTGTTCCTGCTGCTGCTCCTCGCCATCGCCGCCGTGCCCGGGTCTCTGGTGCCTCAACGATCGTCCGACCCGAACGGCGTCAGCCAGTACGAGACCGACCACCCCGACCTGTTCCCGGTGATCGACGCGCTGCAAGGCTTCGACGTCTACACCTCGGTGTGGTTCTCCGCGATCTATCTGCTGCTGTTCGTGTCGCTGATCGGCTGCGTCGTCCCGCGTGTCTCGCACCACTGGAAGGCGATGCGCGCGAAGCCGCCGCGGACACCGGCGCGGCTGCAGCGTCTCGAGCACCACGAGGTCCGGACGTCGTCGGCCTCGGTCGACGACGCCGTGTCGAGTGCCGAGAAGCTGCTGCGCTCCCGTCGCTACCGGGTCGAACGGTACGGCGACTCGGTCTCCGCTGAGCGCGGCTACCTGCGCGAGACCGGCAACCTGGTGTTCCACGCCTCGCTCGTCGGCATCCTCGTCGGCGTCGCGCTCGGAGGCAGCTTCGGTTACAGCGGTCAGAAGGTCGTCGTCGAGGGGGAGCCCTTCGTCAACTACATCGGCGGTTACGACTCCTTCAACCGGGGCCGGCTGATCTCCGACGCCTCGCTGGTGCCGTACCGGTTGCAGCTCGACGGTCTCGACGTTCAGTACGAGACCGACAACGAGAACGCGATCGGCGCTCCCCTCGACTACACCGCGTCGGTCACGGTGACCGAACCCGACGGTGCGCAGCGGGCGGAGCAGATCAAGGTCAACGAACCGCTGCGCGAGGACGGCACCGACGTCTTCCTGCTCGGCAATGGGTACGCCCCGCGGATCACCGTGACGGATCCCGATGGCGATGTGGTGTTCTCGGGTTCGGTGCCCTTCCTTCCGCAGGATGCGCAGCTCACCTCCGTCGGCATCGTAAAGGTTCCCGACGGCCTGGCCGAGCAGATCGGCATGGTCGGGTTCTTCTATCCGACGCCGGTCGAACTCGACAGCGGCGCACTCGCGTCGGCCTTCCCCGACCTCGACGATCCGGTGCTGAGTTTCAACGTGTACTCGGGCGATCTCGGTCTCGACGAGGGCATTCCGCGTTCGGTATACGCGCTCGATACCGACGATCTCGAGCAGATCGCGGGCATCGACGCCGACGTGCCCGGGCTGCAGCTGCGCGAGGGCGAGAGCGCCGAACTCCCGAACGGCCTCGGCACCGTGACCTTCGACGGAGTGAGCCGGTTCGCCT from Herbiconiux sp. L3-i23 encodes:
- a CDS encoding cytochrome c biogenesis protein ResB: MARPSDPRAAEPKRPSDHIDEAEQEVIGGPKLGVVGWLRFAWRQLTSMRTALFLLLLLAIAAVPGSLVPQRSSDPNGVSQYETDHPDLFPVIDALQGFDVYTSVWFSAIYLLLFVSLIGCVVPRVSHHWKAMRAKPPRTPARLQRLEHHEVRTSSASVDDAVSSAEKLLRSRRYRVERYGDSVSAERGYLRETGNLVFHASLVGILVGVALGGSFGYSGQKVVVEGEPFVNYIGGYDSFNRGRLISDASLVPYRLQLDGLDVQYETDNENAIGAPLDYTASVTVTEPDGAQRAEQIKVNEPLREDGTDVFLLGNGYAPRITVTDPDGDVVFSGSVPFLPQDAQLTSVGIVKVPDGLAEQIGMVGFFYPTPVELDSGALASAFPDLDDPVLSFNVYSGDLGLDEGIPRSVYALDTDDLEQIAGIDADVPGLQLREGESAELPNGLGTVTFDGVSRFASLEIHHDPSQLFVLAFAVLVLAGLLTSLFIPRRRLWVKAVRTSDGEIELQYAGLARGEDPRLGEAVTELADAHAEALDRVSVRPDSPVAPPRT
- a CDS encoding cytochrome c biogenesis CcdA family protein, encoding MGGIESVVAGPLLLAIPVALLAGLVSFASPCVLPLVPGYLAYVGGFTDGVAPADRARSDRRRVVLGAGLFVLGFAAVFVLFGIAFGAAGFWLIQWRDLITRIAGAVVIVMGLVFVGRFGLLQREVKSTWRPVAGLVGAPLLGAVFAVGWTPCMGPTLATILSLSFGGGSPVQGALLGLAYALGLGLPFVLVALGLSWAAGAIGWLRRHIRAVNIVGGVVLIIIGVLMVAGLWNAWMLQLGAVIGDYGTPL